TATTATTATATAGATAGTAGTATATACTATTCCATATTATTGCCACCTTCTAGCAGATGCCTGTAATTCTCACTTTCTGATCTATTATCTCAAGTCCTCAGTTCCATATGGAAACAATGTAACCTTGGGGGTCACTTGAGTTATTTCCCACAAATCCATTTTCGGATATTCTATCAGCCATATAAACGTGTCCCCCCGTGCGCCCTACCGCTCACCGGAGCGTCTCCTTCAGCACGGCTCTGACCAGCGGCAGCCTGGGGACGTCCTCCGCGGTCGGCACCACGTCCTTCCCCAGGTTCCTCACGATCTCATTGTAGACCGATTGCTGGATCTGAGGGTTCTTGGCCAGTAGGAAGGTCGCCCAAGAAAGAGTAAAGGAGGTCTGAAGAAAGAGGGGCAAAGAGGGGATAAGGAACTGCCCCTCCATGATCTGCCCTTCCCCCCCCAAACCGTGATGGAGCCCGATTACCGTATCCACGCCTGCGAGAAGCATCTCGGTCATGTTGGCGTAGAGTTCCTCCAGAGACAGCTCCTTGCTGACCAGCAGTGACGTCAGGAGACCACCTTTCACCTCCTCCCCCTTCTGCAGCTGGGATTCAATCTCCCGCAGTTTGTTGTCCACATGAATTTGACCTggagattaagaaaaaaaaaacccatgaaaataagaaaaaaaaaagccatgaaAACAAATCCCGACGTATAATTGATGAAGATGTTCTGTTCTTACTGAATCTGAAGAGTCCGTCCCAGGAGCGGCAGAACTCCTCCCAGGGGCGAGGGATGAGCGGGCGCAGCCACTTGGGGATGGCTCCGGCGTACATGGTGGTCTTAAACATGCTGAACATCAGCTCCAGGGCTTCGATGTACCGCAGGGTCTGCTCCGGAACGTCCTCGTCCAGGCAGCCGAGCCGACACTCGTACAGTATGGTGGCCACGgctgggggagcagagcacaggcaaATTAGGGcattaaaaaaaacttttgtactttttcatttttaatctAAAGTTTCTAAACTTCTAGGAGGAAGCGTGCGATCAGAGGCTCTACCTTCCATGGAATACTTGAAGTAAAGGTCATTGACGTTGGTCACAGTTTCTCCATCGTCTTCCTGAGATCGAAGGAATCGGATCCTCTTGATCAAGTCAACGACAACTTCATTTACTCCCCCGGAATAAGCAGCCACATCTCTGGGCCGGAGGATTTTCTGACGCAGAACACTGCGCATAGCGAGCCACTTCTTACCTTCCCTGCGGAGGCAGAAGATAAAGAGAAGAGATAGAGAGCTATCTATATATTTTATACACACACCTATTCTCTACAcacctggtataacctgggcatctcctgtatataattatatatgtacagccggtataacctgggtatctcctgtatataattatatatgtacagccggtataacctgggtatctcctgtatataattatatatgtacagctggtataacctgggcatctcctgtatataattatatatgtacagctggtataacctgggtatctcctgtatataattatatatgtacagccggtataacctgggcatctcctgtatataattatatatgtacagccggtataacctgggtatctcctgtatataattacatatgtacagttggtataacctgggtatatcctgtatataattacatatgtacagttggtataacctgggtatatcctgtatataattatatatgtacagctgctataacctgattatcttctgtatataattacatatgtacagttggtataacctgggtatatcctgtatataattacatatgtacagctggtataacctgggtatctcctgtatataattatacatgtacacccggtataacctgggcatcttctgtatataattacccaggttataccagcagtacatgtataattatatacagaagatgcccaggttataccgggtgTACAtgtatatctcctgtatataattatacatgtacagctggtataacctgtgtatattctgtatataattatacatgtacagctggtatataactatatacaggagatgtccaggttataccagctgtacatatataattatatacaggagatgcccaggttataccagctgtatgtatgtatatatatatatataaataattatatacaggagatgcccaggttataccagctgtatgtatatatatatatatatatatatatataaataattatatacaggagatacccaggttatatgtacagccggtataacctgattatcttctgtatataattacatatgtacagttggtataacctgggtatatcctgtatataattatatatgtacagctgctataacctgattatcttctgtatataattacatatgtacagctggtataacctgtgtatattctgtatataattatatatgtacagctggtatataactatatacaggagatgcccaggttataccagctgtacatatataattatatacaggagatgtccaggttataccagctgtacatatataattatatacaggagatacccaggttataccagctgtacatatataattatatacaggagatacccaggttataccagctgtacatatataattatatacaggagatgcccaggttataccagctgtatatatatatatatatatatataattatatacaggagatgcccaggttataccagctgtatatatatatatatatatatatatatataattatatacaggagatacccaggttatatgtacagccggtataacctgggcatctcctgtatataattatatatgtactgctggtataacctgggtatctcctgtatataattctacgTGTAGAAGAGGATTGCTACTCACGCAGATATGAGACCGGTCGATCGTCCCCTCAGGTCCCGGTACTCCTGCCAGGACTCCATGTTCGCCCTCTGGGGCGCGTCCCTCTCTGCTCGTAGAACCTGAGCCACCATGTCTCTGTCCGCTATCGATACCACAAACTGAGGACCAAAGTGCGACTTGAAGATTCGGCCGTATTCTCGGATGTGCTTTTGCTGGAAGTAGAGGGAGTAGAGTATATGAATGTTTGGTCTCCGCCATTCTCCACATTCATATCCAGCAGATATAGCGTCATCCCTTGCGCCCTTCACATAACTCACATATTAATCATCATCTTTCCCCCGGCCCATCTCGTTATGTTATCAGAAACTAATTTTTATACAGATCACTCTAAAATCACCAAAATGGGAAAAAAGTGATTGGAGATGCAGGGGAGAAGCTGCATGAGGTCACAAGGCAGCGTGCAGACCCCTGCAGGGTGGGGTACATAGGATTGGGGGCAATCGTCATCTATAGGAAACAACGGCGGGGAGAGATCGTGACATCAGCAGAAGACAGACCAGCTCTGCAACACATCACAGGAGCAACAGTTCCTGCAAATTGCCATAAAAGTGCAACCAAAGGGTCTGTGCCCAGTGCCCACACCCCAAACCACCAAGATCAGAGATGACTCCTATCCTGGATGTTTAACGGAGAAAAGAAATTCTATATGCTCAACCTTGAAGTTCAAAATAATCGAGGTCTAATGAAAAAGTTTGTGTGTAGGGTATTGCCAGCAGTGAATAGTAAACTTTCCCAGATTTGTCGCTGTTCAGTATTTTCCTAATTTCTTGCATCTTAATTCCCTGCATGAATCTTGACAGCAGGGTGCAGTTCACACCTCTGTCCCCCAGGAGGAGCCCTCGCTCCATCATAGGATCCATTCCACAGCTCTGTAAGGGAACCACAGGTGTGAATAGTCAGGGTGGGTAGAATGATGGTGGGTGCAAAGGGGAACGTGGGGTGCACAAGGAAAGTTATTTATGTGTCAGTAAAGGCTGCCCTCTGGTTTGTGGACTCATTCTTTCCAAACTTGAGATACCACTCCATCTCCTTGGGCTCCAGCAGATGGAGAAACTGCAATTATATGACTTCGTAAGTCTTATtaaatttccagaaaaaaaaaaaaaattgttttctggCCAATGTATTTAACTTTAAAAGCGTACCGTCACTTTAAATGAGTAATGCCTAAATAGGAAAAACAATGTAACTGAGGTGGAATATGAATTTGGAAAAGTTACATTGTACCTAGAAATCACACCTGTCAGTGACTAGAACTAGGACTGCAGAGAAGTAGatgagggggggggaggggtagcGCCAATGGGCACAGTGATAGCAAAATTTCTCACACCGCGCCTGGTACAATCAGACGTCATATTCGGGTGGAAGGATTTGTCCGTGCAACTGAAGAatttaatttgtccattttgtgagGGGAATTGTGAAGATATTTCAGGGAGGCAGCTGCTTGGCTCCCGGCCCAGGAAGCCGAACACTAAATGTGAGAGCGCAGAAATCGAGTCATTCCTGGACATTTCAGCCCTTTCCCTTGGATCCCAGTGGAAAACCAAC
The nucleotide sequence above comes from Ranitomeya imitator isolate aRanImi1 chromosome 7, aRanImi1.pri, whole genome shotgun sequence. Encoded proteins:
- the CYP27C1 gene encoding cytochrome P450 27C1, with the translated sequence MPGQSAAEHGAERRMALLGGRRLLQHTELWGLCRRGVHRTPGAAGQAVRQEAGGADRRGLSSGEALGRSLKEMPGPRTLTNLLELFWRDGFSRIHEIQQKHIREYGRIFKSHFGPQFVVSIADRDMVAQVLRAERDAPQRANMESWQEYRDLRGRSTGLISAEGKKWLAMRSVLRQKILRPRDVAAYSGGVNEVVVDLIKRIRFLRSQEDDGETVTNVNDLYFKYSMEAVATILYECRLGCLDEDVPEQTLRYIEALELMFSMFKTTMYAGAIPKWLRPLIPRPWEEFCRSWDGLFRFSQIHVDNKLREIESQLQKGEEVKGGLLTSLLVSKELSLEELYANMTEMLLAGVDTTSFTLSWATFLLAKNPQIQQSVYNEIVRNLGKDVVPTAEDVPRLPLVRAVLKETLRLFPVLPGNGRVTQDDLVIGGYLIPKGTQLALCHYSTSYDEDYFSAAEEFRPTRWLRHGHLDRVENFGSIPFGYGIRSCIGKRIAELEIHLALIQLLQKFEIKTSPKTQSVVPKTHGLLCPAGAINVCYADRE